CTCATACCTtctggtgtacggatgGGTTTATTTGCacttcaagaaattcaaggATTGTCCTAATAAACTTTCTATTTTGTTATCacttcattcttcttcctacAAGTGATTTAGGTAAACtaatatacatatattgCAGCCAAATTACTAGTACTTTCTTTGTTACTGTCACGTGCTCTCATTTTTGTTCATTGGTCGACAGCGTTTAGCATATCTTTGTCTCATCTCAGCTCACTTCTTGTTAACTGCTGTTGACTGCTGTTTATTGGTCGCTTCTTGTTTGCTACTTGTTTGTTTCTTGTTTGCAGCTTGTTGCCTTTTGTTGCTCCTTGCTTGCCACGGATTGCAACGCCCCCCCCATTCCTCTAAGCTGCCCCTTTAACACCTGGTCTCATAGTTCTCTTTGTTGCCCCGTCGCGTCGAGCTTCAAATCTTTTTGCGTCGATCGCCCAAAACTTTCTCGCGACGATTTTATAAATCTCTTCGCGACTATTGTTCCGTCGATCGTCCTTTATTGATCCCCTATTTACACCCAGCACCCCAGATCTCACTCCTTGGTGGGTCTTGTTTCTCTACCATCATCTCAAATTATGGCCCCCAACAGCCCCAATAACTCCACCCTTACGATTTCGCCCTTGGTGACCAATCATAGGGCCCAGGACTACTTTCAGACACCTCCACCTGTTGAAGGTCGCAGAATCCAATCTTCTCATAGAATCTTCTCGTCTCCCAATGCAAAGCAAAGCAAGAAACGATTGAATGGCGATGAAACACGGATTTCCCAGCAAGTAGTTCCTCCAGAATTGTCATTTGCCGATGATCCAGAGTCGTCTCAAGCTGTTCCCGACAATCTTGAGGAGATCCCGTTGACTCAGGCTGACAAGCTACGTTTGTGGAGACATGATGCTTTACTTCAGCATCATTATGAGACGGCTATATACATTGGAGATAAGGTTCTCAGTATGACGAATGACCCCAACGATGCATTCTGGTTAGCCCAGGTGTATTATTCCAAGGGGGACTACCAGATTGCTTGCAGCTTACTTTCAGGACCTCAATTTGAGGACTCTGTTAGTTGTCGATATTTATCTGGGCTCTGTCTAGTGAAATTAGAGCGTTATGATGAGGCTTTAGACATTGTGGGCGAAGTAAATCCTTTTAAAAAGGAACACACAGTGAAGAATCCGGATGGAGGTATCAAATTGGAGGCTTCCATGTGCTATTTACGCGGAGTGATATATGCCAGACAGAATAACTTTGAGAGGGCCAAAGACTGCTTTAAAGAGGCTATTTTAGTGGACGTGAAGTGCTTTGAGGCATTCAATCAACTGATTACGAACTCGATGCTCACTCCAGATGAGGAATGGGATCTTCTATCACATTTAAACTTTGATGATGCAGATAATAATGCCGAACTAGTAAGACTATTGTACACTACGAGACTCTCAAAGTACAAGAATGTGCACAAGTTCGAAGATGCAGAACTCAAATTGAAGGACGAATACAATTTAGAAGGCAATTTAgaccttcttcttgcaCGAACAGATCTTTTATATGCTCAGTGTCGATTTCAAGACTGTCTTGACATGTGCAGGCAGATCATGGATCAAAATGAGTGGAATCTGCAAATTATGCCCAATTATCTCAGTTGTCTGTACGAGACAGGAGGTAAAAACGAGCTCTTTCTATCTGCACATAAGCTTGCCGAAAACTATCCCAACAACTACATCACGTGGCTTGCTATTGGCATCTATTACTTTGCTATCGGACGGACAAACGATGCACGActattcttctccaagGCGTCAATTTTGAATCCAAGCTTTGGACCTGCTTGGATTGGATTTGCACATACATTTGCCGTCGAAGGTGAGCATGAACAGGCCATTAGTGCATATGCTACAGCGTCCAGACTGTTCCCAGGAAGCCATTTGCCTAACTTGTTTTTGGGAATGCAGTATCTACAGATGAACAACCTCATATTGGCTCAAGAGTACTTGACATCGTCGCTGTTGATTTGTCCCACGGACCCTCTACTTCTCAACGAACTGGGAGTGTTATACTACAATCGAGGACAGCTGGCTAAGGCTGAAAATGTCTTACAGAAGGCTCTTGTCGCATCGAAAAGCCTTGATTCAAGTGCCAAATGCTGCTGTTCGATTCATTGCAACCTAGGCCATGTTTACCGGAGGTTAAAACGATACAAACTGGCCATAGAGCATTTCGAAGACGTACTAAGGATGTCTAAGATAGATGCTAACGTCTATTCATCACTTGGCCTCATATATTTGAAGCTTGGGAAAATCTCGATAGCGATTGAGATGCTTCATTCTGCATTATCGATCCAATCCAACGATCCAATAGCTACAGATCTACTAAATAAGGCATTAGAAGCAAATATGAAGGTGAGAAATCATAGATTCATCGAGAGGGCCAATAGTAACGAAACCCCCATCAACAAGCCCAGGAAAAACGTCAGATTTATAGGAcaggataagaagaaggatttggaTTTAGTCGTAGAGGATCtcagaagaggagaagattccaGTGAAGAAGGAGACGACGtgatggagatggaaaGTGATTAGTTTCGCTTGTTAGATGTTTTTTTTGTAGACTTAAATTTTTCGTTGTGGCGAATTCGGAATTCTTCATGAGCAGCTTTATCTGTTCTATTGGTTTGTTTGTTTTCTGTTTCGATTTCGGTTCACACGTGAATACTGACATTATGTTACGTCATTTGAGCTGTTTGAGAGTGGGGATAACTAGAAGATCTGCTGGCGTGAGAAGACAGTTATATCGCAGCCGATGGATCTCCACTAGCGATGAAACAGGGACcaaggatgaagaagccaTGAAGGTGGGTGAAGCCCCGAAGGTGAGTGAAGCTCCAAAGGTGAGTGAAGCTCCGAAGGTGAGTGAAGCTCCGAAGGTGGGCGAAGCCCAGAAGGTGACTTCGAAGCCTCCTGAATTTGCTGGTACCGTGGCTTTTACACCATTGCAACTCCAAAAGTCCAACAGTGCTACACAGGAGGCTCTTGGGAATCTTGTAACGAACTTGCACTTGAAGAATATGTTAGCAGCACTACAAACGGTGCTATCAGATGACCCTACAAAGCTTGTTATCAGGTCTGTAGAATGTGTAAAGAGCGTAGAAGGATATCCTGTTCGGCAGTCACTTCCACGGACGTTTACCAGTCTCGAAAGCGATTCTGTGAATGATTATATGAGGCAGATTCTTGATTATACTTATTCTAGCCAGCAGAAGGAGGTTAATAGTATAGTTGGTGTGATTATGGATAACGAAAATGTGGTTGGGATGTTTGACAAGGATACGTTTGTGTCGTTGACGGACTACTTTGCCAGAAATGGCCGGTTTAACATGGttttcaagatcaagaatGATTTGTGTGCTCCCTCAATGTACGATACTGCATTCTATGAGGTCTTATTTGATCATTTGGGCGTAAAGAAGCCACTAGCATTGCTTCAGAAATACTTTTATAACATGAAGTCAGGAAAATTGGTGATGAACTCCAAGCTTTTATACCAGATCTATTATCTGCTACCAAAAACAGAGCGTGAGTCATTTACCAAGtatcttgaatctttgGGCTATACAATCAGCGAAATTGTGCCTGATTTATCATATACATCGATTGAGAGTGCCGA
This region of Brettanomyces nanus chromosome 2, complete sequence genomic DNA includes:
- a CDS encoding uncharacterized protein (BUSCO:EOG09341T7U) translates to MAPNSPNNSTLTISPLVTNHRAQDYFQTPPPVEGRRIQSSHRIFSSPNAKQSKKRLNGDETRISQQVVPPELSFADDPESSQAVPDNLEEIPLTQADKLRLWRHDALLQHHYETAIYIGDKVLSMTNDPNDAFWLAQVYYSKGDYQIACSLLSGPQFEDSVSCRYLSGLCLVKLERYDEALDIVGEVNPFKKEHTVKNPDGGIKLEASMCYLRGVIYARQNNFERAKDCFKEAILVDVKCFEAFNQLITNSMLTPDEEWDLLSHLNFDDADNNAELVRLLYTTRLSKYKNVHKFEDAELKLKDEYNLEGNLDLLLARTDLLYAQCRFQDCLDMCRQIMDQNEWNLQIMPNYLSCLYETGGKNELFLSAHKLAENYPNNYITWLAIGIYYFAIGRTNDARLFFSKASILNPSFGPAWIGFAHTFAVEGEHEQAISAYATASRLFPGSHLPNLFLGMQYLQMNNLILAQEYLTSSLLICPTDPLLLNELGVLYYNRGQLAKAENVLQKALVASKSLDSSAKCCCSIHCNLGHVYRRLKRYKLAIEHFEDVLRMSKIDANVYSSLGLIYLKLGKISIAIEMLHSALSIQSNDPIATDLLNKALEANMKVRNHRFIERANSNETPINKPRKNVRFIGQDKKKDLDLVVEDLRRGEDSSEEGDDVMEMESD